A portion of the Burkholderia sp. GAS332 genome contains these proteins:
- a CDS encoding fatty-acyl-CoA synthase, with amino-acid sequence MQSLGQMMYAPMLLSSILEQAARHSADVEIVSRRVEGDVHRYTYRDCHARSMQLAQALLARGIQTGERIGTLAWNGYRHMELYYGVSGIGAVCHTINPRLFPEQIAYIINHARDRFVFFDASFAALVEQIAGQCPHVEAWIMLGDETALPCKFAVPLECYESLIAGYSGRFTWPQFDEQQAALLCYTSGTTGNPKGVLYSHRSTTLMAYASALPDVLALSASETVAPVVPMFHVNAWGLPFSATLVGAKLVLPGAKLDGESLSSLFEQEGVTMSAGVPTVWLGFVDYMRRTGRTNGTFRRAIVGGAACPPHLAASLEEIGVKAVHAWGMTELSPLGTVCTPSHSYARKSIDERRLIDVKQGRVVPGIDLKILDPNGDELPWDGKSAGELMTRGHWVVDCYFGTHTSALEDGWFRTGDIATIDADGYMHITDRSKDMIKSGGEWISSIELENIAVSHPEIAQAACIACAHPKWDERPLLIVVAREGSSVTALELLQFYTGKVSKWCVPDDVVFVADLPLTGTGKVQKLMLRQRFKEHFTDFDVRTV; translated from the coding sequence ATGCAATCCCTCGGCCAGATGATGTACGCGCCGATGCTTTTGTCATCGATACTCGAACAGGCCGCACGCCATTCCGCCGATGTTGAAATCGTGTCGCGGCGGGTGGAAGGCGATGTCCACCGCTATACGTATCGCGACTGTCATGCACGTTCCATGCAGCTCGCTCAGGCGCTCCTCGCGCGCGGCATCCAGACCGGCGAACGCATCGGCACGCTGGCCTGGAACGGCTATCGTCACATGGAGCTGTATTACGGTGTAAGCGGCATCGGGGCCGTGTGCCATACGATCAATCCCCGGCTGTTCCCCGAGCAGATCGCCTATATCATCAATCACGCGCGCGACCGCTTCGTCTTCTTCGATGCATCGTTCGCCGCGCTCGTCGAACAGATCGCCGGACAATGTCCGCATGTCGAAGCATGGATCATGCTGGGCGACGAAACCGCGCTGCCGTGCAAATTCGCCGTGCCGCTGGAATGCTACGAGAGCCTGATCGCCGGGTACAGCGGGCGCTTCACGTGGCCTCAGTTCGATGAACAGCAGGCCGCCCTGCTTTGCTACACATCCGGCACGACCGGTAACCCGAAGGGCGTGCTGTATTCGCATCGATCAACCACCTTGATGGCCTACGCTTCGGCGCTGCCCGATGTGCTCGCCTTGTCCGCGTCGGAAACCGTCGCACCGGTCGTTCCGATGTTTCATGTGAACGCGTGGGGCCTGCCCTTCTCGGCCACGCTCGTCGGTGCGAAGCTCGTGTTGCCGGGTGCGAAACTCGACGGCGAGTCGCTGAGCAGTCTGTTTGAGCAGGAAGGCGTGACGATGTCCGCGGGCGTCCCGACAGTATGGCTCGGATTCGTCGACTACATGCGGCGCACCGGCAGGACGAACGGTACGTTCAGGCGCGCGATCGTGGGCGGCGCCGCATGTCCGCCACATCTCGCCGCGTCGCTCGAGGAGATCGGGGTGAAGGCGGTGCACGCATGGGGCATGACCGAACTGTCGCCGCTCGGCACGGTCTGCACACCCTCGCATAGCTACGCACGCAAGAGTATCGACGAGCGAAGACTCATCGATGTCAAACAGGGTCGCGTAGTGCCAGGCATCGATCTGAAAATCCTCGACCCGAATGGCGACGAACTGCCGTGGGATGGTAAGTCAGCAGGTGAACTGATGACCCGCGGGCACTGGGTGGTGGACTGTTACTTCGGCACCCACACGTCAGCACTCGAAGACGGCTGGTTTCGGACTGGCGACATCGCAACCATCGATGCAGATGGCTATATGCACATCACCGATCGCAGCAAGGACATGATCAAGTCCGGCGGTGAATGGATTTCGTCGATCGAACTGGAGAACATCGCGGTGTCGCATCCGGAGATCGCACAGGCGGCCTGCATTGCCTGCGCTCATCCGAAATGGGACGAGCGGCCGCTTCTCATCGTGGTGGCTCGCGAAGGCAGCAGCGTCACCGCGCTGGAGCTGTTGCAGTTCTATACGGGCAAGGTATCGAAGTGGTGTGTTCCCGATGACGTCGTGTTCGTTGCCGACCTGCCGCTCACGGGAACCGGGAAAGTGCAGAAGCTGATGCTACGGCAACGCTTCAAAGAGCACTTCACGGATTTCGACGTGCGTACGGTATGA
- a CDS encoding Opacity protein → MQRFPATRSALNATIVLFAAAVPTVTLAQQPPSDAWQFEATPYLWAAGMSGWSRIGARTPTSNVDVGFSDVWRALNFGAMGTFEARKGRWGIIVDGVYVKLSDTSDPLLNGQLGTVRLKMTQTVLQAAGAYRVLDSPVTPIDVLAGVRYTYLHGDLSYSGGPLLPNGASRNNSTDWTDGFIGLRAAYAFSEKWSVFGYADAGTGGTKHSWQLIAGADYNFTKTIAAKIGYRILSMDYEKPNFLYNMKTEGFFAGVSFKF, encoded by the coding sequence ATGCAACGGTTTCCTGCAACACGTTCAGCACTCAACGCGACAATCGTCCTGTTTGCCGCTGCGGTGCCAACCGTCACTCTGGCCCAGCAACCTCCAAGCGATGCATGGCAGTTCGAAGCGACGCCCTACCTATGGGCTGCTGGCATGAGCGGGTGGTCGCGCATCGGCGCCCGGACGCCCACCTCCAACGTCGACGTCGGCTTCTCCGACGTGTGGCGGGCATTGAACTTTGGCGCGATGGGCACCTTCGAAGCCCGTAAAGGACGGTGGGGAATCATCGTCGACGGAGTCTACGTGAAGCTCTCGGACACATCCGATCCGCTGCTTAACGGACAACTCGGCACCGTGCGACTGAAAATGACGCAGACGGTCTTGCAGGCGGCAGGCGCATACCGCGTACTCGATAGCCCGGTGACGCCAATCGATGTGCTGGCAGGTGTTCGTTATACCTATCTTCATGGCGATCTTTCCTACTCCGGAGGTCCGCTATTGCCGAATGGCGCCAGTCGAAACAACAGCACGGACTGGACCGACGGTTTCATCGGCCTGCGTGCTGCCTACGCCTTTTCGGAAAAGTGGTCAGTCTTTGGATACGCCGACGCCGGCACCGGTGGCACCAAACATTCGTGGCAATTAATTGCTGGCGCAGATTACAACTTTACGAAGACGATCGCTGCAAAGATCGGATACAGAATACTCAGCATGGACTACGAAAAACCCAATTTTCTTTACAACATGAAGACTGAGGGATTTTTCGCCGGAGTAAGTTTCAAGTTCTGA
- a CDS encoding potassium efflux system protein, whose product MSSPPHRLVLAVKALLDRAGVGCARRLPGTACLAALLIIARLLLAGATVSAVAAQGDPPGAVPTADLSIEEVRRTAREAEVRKDIDAPTKARIAELSRAALADLERVPELRAQAESYRQLMRDAPAQTRDLERQLEGLRSVSEPAIPTPASASSLDDLEHTLDQSEARQAATRAELAELDLEIERADTEPSDLRNTQHEAQAGLERLRDEIQTASGASRQTLLAKTELQAKRATLMVREAEAEVLRNRIDAQPIIVRLTRLRQELIRAQVQRGDADLKRLAAQVDQRRVDDARLAEEDAAGRERQLVGRSPVLSRLAAANVQSSAQLAETARQIESLRLARNLRAAEAENLELDFQRARLRLERGKLTESLARVLAERGAALPEAEQFRRARGERAQAAESISAAAFQVERERRRLEDPDQELDVVMRDEGARTTPSESASLRGEAQVLIAERKELLDQLGVSQRTYLNTLDKLVAAEDQLLSTAQDYRSLIDKALFWVPVAPLSGRSFRDFPQTLRWLAAPGGWREVGETLETQAQARWIQVLALAGVVLATLVMRKRLLTRLQRLAERRDVAGNSNVAATVQALGITLLFVSPLPLAIGAIGDLIVASSTASEFANAVGEACNLTAWGVLIGMFLLRLFRPGGIAELQFGRDAQSVRMLRRASGAFTFLVVPLGFISLAASQYDDPVVRASLGRLSHMLALLVFASVVAVTFRPGGRVFTRYFVSNAEERGVVAKHVLYLVACMVPISLAVLSAAGFYHAAQVFGRLVLFTCLTAAAIALFHALAARWLRNQRVELERARAQGKDPETIVFVDGVRKKLDRPDPVSIGAQATRLLRALSVILLVVGVLVVWRDALPGLSLLNEISLWTYSDVVEGQTVERAVTLGGVMFALAVGFVAIIAVKNIGGFLEVAFPERVRLSGSSRYAINTLARYVIVGGTVVTVFSLLGGSWSRIQWLVAAMGVGLGFGLQEIFANFVSGLIILFERPIRIGDTVTVGDLTGVVTRVQARATTVVDFDRKEVVIPNKTVITERVINWTLSDSITRLVPKIRVAYGSDTALVCELILKAARSVPYILADPEPCVFFRAFGESSLDFEAFLFVEGVDQRLPATHEVLTAIDLELRQAGIEIPFPQRDVRFRSTPPSLMAHGAAQREDGEASTDATTSRAPGTPRC is encoded by the coding sequence ATGAGTAGCCCGCCGCACCGGTTAGTCCTCGCTGTCAAAGCGCTACTGGACAGGGCGGGGGTGGGCTGCGCGCGGCGCCTCCCGGGCACGGCCTGTCTGGCTGCTCTCCTGATCATCGCGAGACTGTTGCTGGCCGGAGCAACCGTGAGCGCCGTCGCGGCGCAGGGCGACCCGCCCGGCGCTGTCCCCACCGCTGATTTGTCCATCGAAGAAGTGCGCCGCACCGCCCGGGAAGCCGAGGTGCGCAAGGACATCGATGCGCCCACCAAGGCACGTATCGCGGAGTTGTCCCGCGCAGCGCTTGCGGATCTGGAGCGTGTTCCGGAGCTGCGTGCCCAGGCGGAGAGCTATCGCCAGTTGATGCGGGATGCGCCAGCGCAGACCCGTGACCTTGAGCGCCAGCTTGAAGGACTGCGCTCGGTGTCGGAGCCGGCCATTCCTACCCCGGCAAGCGCAAGCTCGCTTGATGATCTCGAGCACACGCTAGACCAGAGTGAGGCGCGTCAGGCCGCGACACGCGCCGAACTCGCGGAACTCGACCTCGAAATCGAACGTGCCGACACGGAGCCCTCTGATTTGCGCAACACGCAGCACGAGGCGCAAGCCGGTCTGGAGCGCCTGCGTGATGAGATCCAGACTGCGTCCGGGGCGTCACGTCAAACTTTGCTCGCAAAAACGGAGTTACAAGCGAAGCGGGCCACGCTAATGGTTCGCGAAGCCGAGGCGGAAGTCTTGCGCAATCGTATCGACGCGCAACCCATCATTGTCCGTCTAACGCGACTACGACAGGAACTGATACGGGCGCAAGTGCAGCGTGGTGATGCCGACCTGAAGCGGCTGGCTGCTCAGGTCGATCAGCGTCGGGTCGATGACGCACGGCTAGCCGAGGAAGACGCCGCCGGGCGCGAACGGCAGTTGGTGGGCCGCAGCCCCGTGTTGAGCCGCCTCGCGGCTGCCAATGTTCAAAGCTCCGCCCAGCTTGCCGAAACGGCGAGACAAATCGAGTCGTTGCGGCTGGCACGCAATCTGCGCGCAGCAGAGGCAGAGAACCTGGAGCTCGATTTTCAGCGTGCGCGATTGCGGCTGGAACGGGGCAAGCTCACCGAATCGCTGGCCCGGGTGCTCGCGGAGCGCGGCGCCGCGCTGCCTGAAGCGGAACAGTTCCGGCGGGCGCGTGGCGAACGGGCGCAGGCCGCCGAGTCGATCTCCGCAGCGGCTTTCCAGGTTGAGCGGGAGCGACGTCGCCTTGAAGACCCAGATCAGGAACTCGACGTTGTCATGCGCGACGAGGGCGCGCGCACGACCCCGTCGGAATCGGCGAGTCTACGCGGCGAGGCCCAGGTCCTGATCGCCGAGCGCAAGGAACTGCTCGACCAGTTGGGGGTGTCGCAGCGGACCTATCTGAACACGCTGGACAAGCTCGTCGCTGCCGAGGACCAACTGTTGAGCACGGCGCAAGACTATCGCAGCCTGATTGACAAGGCGCTGTTCTGGGTGCCGGTGGCGCCTCTGTCGGGGCGGTCCTTCCGTGATTTCCCGCAGACACTGCGGTGGCTGGCCGCGCCAGGCGGCTGGCGTGAGGTGGGCGAAACACTCGAGACCCAGGCTCAGGCTCGCTGGATTCAAGTGCTGGCGCTGGCCGGTGTGGTGCTCGCCACCCTGGTCATGCGCAAACGGCTTCTTACGCGCCTGCAACGGCTGGCCGAGCGTCGGGATGTCGCGGGCAACAGCAACGTCGCCGCCACGGTGCAGGCTCTTGGCATAACACTGCTTTTCGTCTCGCCTTTGCCGCTGGCAATCGGGGCGATCGGAGACCTGATTGTCGCCTCGTCGACGGCTTCGGAATTTGCCAATGCTGTTGGTGAGGCTTGCAACCTCACCGCGTGGGGAGTACTGATAGGGATGTTCCTTTTGCGGCTGTTCCGTCCCGGTGGCATTGCCGAACTGCAATTCGGACGTGATGCCCAGTCGGTGCGTATGCTACGCCGCGCATCAGGCGCATTCACGTTCCTCGTGGTACCGCTCGGCTTCATTAGCCTGGCCGCCTCCCAGTACGATGACCCCGTCGTGCGCGCCTCGCTGGGGCGGCTAAGCCACATGCTGGCCCTTCTCGTGTTCGCCAGCGTGGTCGCCGTGACTTTCCGGCCGGGTGGCCGCGTTTTCACGCGGTATTTTGTCTCCAATGCGGAGGAACGGGGCGTGGTCGCGAAGCACGTCCTCTACCTCGTCGCGTGCATGGTGCCGATTTCACTTGCTGTGCTGTCGGCGGCCGGCTTCTATCATGCGGCGCAGGTTTTCGGCCGGCTCGTGCTGTTCACTTGCCTGACGGCGGCAGCGATCGCGCTATTCCACGCGCTGGCCGCGCGCTGGCTGCGCAATCAACGCGTCGAACTTGAGCGTGCGCGAGCCCAAGGCAAGGATCCGGAGACCATCGTCTTTGTCGATGGGGTGCGCAAGAAGCTTGATCGACCTGACCCGGTATCGATCGGCGCCCAGGCAACGCGGTTGTTGCGCGCCTTATCCGTCATCCTGCTGGTGGTGGGCGTGCTGGTGGTCTGGCGTGACGCATTGCCGGGGCTGAGCCTGCTGAACGAGATTTCTCTCTGGACCTATTCCGATGTCGTTGAAGGGCAAACGGTCGAGCGGGCGGTAACCCTTGGCGGGGTGATGTTCGCCTTGGCCGTGGGATTTGTCGCGATCATCGCGGTCAAAAACATCGGGGGATTTCTAGAGGTCGCGTTTCCTGAGCGGGTGCGGCTCTCAGGCAGCAGCCGCTACGCCATCAACACATTGGCTCGCTACGTGATCGTGGGTGGGACGGTAGTGACGGTGTTCAGTCTGCTGGGCGGCAGCTGGTCCCGGATTCAGTGGCTGGTTGCAGCGATGGGCGTAGGGCTCGGTTTCGGGCTTCAGGAGATCTTCGCCAACTTCGTGTCCGGATTGATCATTCTGTTCGAGCGGCCGATCCGCATCGGCGATACGGTCACCGTGGGCGATCTGACCGGCGTAGTGACTCGCGTGCAGGCGCGCGCCACCACGGTGGTCGACTTCGATCGCAAAGAAGTGGTGATACCCAACAAAACGGTCATCACGGAGCGGGTGATCAACTGGACACTGAGCGATTCCATCACGCGGCTCGTGCCGAAGATCCGCGTCGCTTATGGATCGGACACCGCGCTCGTCTGCGAATTGATCCTGAAAGCAGCGCGCTCGGTGCCATACATTCTGGCGGATCCGGAGCCCTGCGTATTCTTCCGCGCCTTCGGCGAGAGCTCGCTCGATTTTGAGGCTTTCTTATTCGTCGAAGGTGTGGACCAACGACTTCCCGCGACTCATGAAGTACTCACGGCGATCGACCTTGAGCTGAGGCAGGCAGGCATTGAAATTCCGTTCCCGCAGCGCGATGTTCGTTTCAGGTCTACCCCGCCTTCGCTTATGGCGCACGGCGCGGCACAGCGGGAAGACGGCGAAGCTTCGACGGACGCGACAACCTCCCGTGCACCAGGGACTCCCAGGTGCTAA
- a CDS encoding paraquat-inducible protein B, with protein sequence MSRPSGQSDSPELPEAVATRRSRWRMQVVWLVPLVAVLIGGWLAVKAILEQGPTVTISFETGEGLDAGKTKLKFKNVDIGVVKSVTLSGDHRKVIATAELAKDATGLLVDDTRFWVVRPRISGGTVSGIGTLLSGSFIGMDVGASTKSRRDYTGLESPPVIATGVPGRQFVLKGDDMGSLDVGSPIYYRRLQVGHVTSYQLDANGKGVTMNIFIDAPYDKYVKEDTRFWHASGIDVSLDTSGVKVNTESLVSILIGGLAFQTPDETADQPEANANTDFALFRERAEAMAQHDRIVDEYVFNFRQSVRGLTVGAPVDFLGIVVGEVAAIHTRFDPATRSFSIPVEIKLFPERFTSHYASGGAGGRVTNDRRQLAQWLVDHGMRAQLRTGNLLTGQLYVALDFFPNAPKAKMDWSANPPEFPTVPGGLQSLQDSVTTLLAKLNKIPFEGIGNDAHQTLRDADALLKQLDADVAPQATQTLAAAKAALDSANNMLQPDSAVVKNTGDAMKELARTAAAFRTLADYLERHPEALIRGKQEDKK encoded by the coding sequence GTGTCTAGGCCCTCTGGGCAGTCTGACTCGCCTGAGCTCCCCGAAGCGGTGGCGACGCGGCGCTCGCGCTGGCGCATGCAGGTGGTGTGGCTGGTGCCGCTGGTGGCGGTGCTGATCGGCGGCTGGCTCGCGGTCAAGGCGATCCTCGAACAGGGGCCGACCGTTACCATCAGTTTTGAAACTGGGGAGGGGCTCGACGCGGGCAAGACCAAACTCAAGTTCAAGAACGTGGATATCGGTGTGGTCAAAAGCGTCACGTTGTCAGGCGATCATCGCAAGGTGATCGCCACCGCTGAACTTGCCAAGGATGCTACCGGTCTGCTGGTGGACGACACGCGATTCTGGGTGGTTCGCCCACGCATTTCCGGCGGAACGGTATCCGGTATCGGCACCTTGCTTTCGGGCTCCTTCATCGGCATGGATGTCGGAGCCTCGACGAAGTCGCGGCGCGATTACACAGGTCTCGAGTCACCGCCCGTCATCGCGACCGGGGTGCCGGGCCGCCAGTTCGTCCTGAAGGGCGACGATATGGGCTCGCTGGACGTAGGCTCTCCGATCTACTACAGACGGCTGCAGGTGGGACACGTTACTTCGTACCAGCTCGATGCAAACGGAAAGGGTGTGACGATGAACATCTTCATCGACGCACCCTACGACAAATACGTCAAAGAAGATACGCGCTTCTGGCATGCGAGCGGAATCGACGTGTCGCTGGATACGAGCGGCGTCAAGGTGAATACGGAGTCGCTGGTCTCCATCCTGATTGGCGGATTGGCGTTCCAGACGCCGGATGAAACCGCCGATCAGCCAGAAGCCAACGCAAACACCGACTTTGCGCTGTTCCGCGAGCGGGCTGAAGCGATGGCGCAGCACGATCGGATCGTCGATGAGTATGTGTTCAACTTCAGGCAGTCGGTGCGCGGATTGACGGTCGGCGCACCGGTGGATTTTCTCGGCATCGTGGTAGGGGAGGTGGCGGCGATTCACACCCGGTTCGATCCCGCTACCCGGAGCTTCAGTATTCCTGTTGAAATCAAGCTGTTCCCGGAGCGGTTCACGTCGCACTACGCATCGGGCGGAGCCGGGGGCAGGGTCACGAACGATCGTCGGCAACTTGCCCAATGGCTGGTGGACCATGGCATGAGGGCGCAGTTGCGCACCGGAAATCTGCTGACCGGACAACTGTACGTTGCGCTCGACTTCTTCCCCAACGCGCCTAAAGCAAAGATGGACTGGAGTGCCAATCCTCCTGAGTTCCCAACTGTACCCGGCGGACTGCAATCGCTGCAGGATTCGGTGACAACCCTGCTGGCCAAGCTGAACAAGATTCCGTTCGAGGGCATCGGCAACGATGCGCATCAGACGCTGCGCGATGCAGACGCACTGCTCAAGCAGCTCGATGCCGACGTTGCGCCGCAGGCGACCCAGACACTGGCCGCGGCGAAGGCCGCGCTGGACTCGGCAAACAACATGCTGCAACCCGATTCCGCCGTGGTGAAAAACACCGGCGACGCCATGAAAGAACTGGCCCGCACGGCAGCAGCATTCCGCACGCTGGCGGATTACCTCGAGCGTCACCCGGAGGCGCTGATTCGGGGCAAGCAGGAGGACAAAAAATGA
- a CDS encoding Response regulator receiver domain-containing protein, whose protein sequence is MGNLKPFVVVVDDDESVSRAIRRLLRSIGIASETFATGDAFLDALASMPAYQPDCVILDVQMPGLNGLQVQQRLSGKGMPIIFITAHDEIGVREHALAGGAVAWLRKPFNDELFVTTVRAALDGVPPV, encoded by the coding sequence ATGGGAAACCTCAAACCATTCGTTGTCGTCGTCGATGACGATGAATCGGTGAGTCGTGCAATCAGGCGATTGCTGCGCTCCATTGGGATTGCTTCGGAAACGTTCGCCACCGGCGATGCGTTTCTCGACGCCCTCGCATCAATGCCGGCGTATCAACCCGACTGCGTCATTCTCGACGTGCAGATGCCCGGGCTCAACGGGCTCCAGGTCCAGCAGCGTCTGTCCGGCAAAGGCATGCCGATCATCTTCATCACCGCGCACGATGAGATCGGCGTACGCGAGCACGCGCTCGCGGGCGGTGCGGTGGCCTGGCTGCGCAAGCCCTTCAATGACGAGCTGTTCGTCACGACGGTGCGTGCCGCGCTCGACGGTGTACCGCCTGTCTGA
- a CDS encoding two component transcriptional regulator, LuxR family, with product MTESDSLVFVVDDDDSVRRALARLIHSAGYRVEAFGNARAFLERLREVDSPACLVLDVQLPDLDGLALQRELNAVLPIIFITGHGDIAMTVGAMKAGATDFLAKPVNDCDLLSAIDAAFERVAQTRAVRCEIDAIRGRLDRLTPREREVMALVVTGRLNKQVAGELGIVEKTIKAHRARVMAKMEVTSLAELVRVADKVALGGAGELHVSR from the coding sequence ATGACTGAATCCGATTCGCTTGTCTTCGTCGTCGACGACGACGATTCCGTGCGCCGTGCGTTGGCGCGTCTGATCCACTCCGCGGGTTACCGTGTCGAAGCATTCGGCAATGCCCGCGCATTTCTCGAACGGCTACGCGAGGTCGATTCTCCGGCTTGTCTGGTTCTCGACGTGCAGTTGCCTGACCTGGACGGTCTGGCATTGCAACGGGAACTCAACGCGGTGCTGCCGATCATCTTCATCACCGGTCACGGCGATATCGCAATGACGGTGGGCGCAATGAAAGCGGGGGCCACCGATTTTCTGGCAAAACCTGTGAATGATTGCGATTTGCTCAGCGCGATCGACGCAGCGTTCGAACGCGTTGCGCAGACTCGCGCGGTGCGCTGCGAGATCGACGCGATCCGTGGCCGGCTGGACAGGCTCACGCCGCGTGAAAGGGAAGTCATGGCGCTGGTGGTCACGGGGCGCCTGAACAAGCAGGTGGCCGGCGAGCTTGGCATTGTCGAAAAGACGATCAAGGCCCATCGCGCGCGCGTGATGGCGAAGATGGAAGTCACTTCGCTTGCCGAGCTCGTGCGCGTCGCGGACAAAGTCGCTCTCGGTGGTGCGGGCGAACTCCACGTTTCGCGCTGA